The DNA window GCATTTTTGGCCGGATCCAAAAATGCACGAAAAAGATCGCGGCTGTGAAGAAAATGCCTGACCTCTACTTCGGTCACGCGGAAATTCTTCGAATCTCGCTCCTGACAATCTGTGATTGTCTCGCTCAGACAGCGAAGAATTTCCAGGGCGCGCTTCCTCCGAGAGGTCCGGGCGGCATTTTATTTCATGAGTCGCTACGCTCGTCTCTTCAAGGCCGGAAGAGTCTTTCTTTCCCTGGTGTCCCCTAAGAAGACTACATCCGGCGTTTAATCTCATAAAGTCACACAGAGTGCAACGTTCTTCTTGTAGAGGGAGAGCCGATTCCAAGGGACAGTCTCCAGAAAGAAGAAATTATGCACCCCGAGACATCTCCTCCAGCCGGGTGATTCGCTCCTCTGTGGGCGGGTGGGTAGAGAAGAGCTTCCGCATGCCACTAAGGCCGCCCGAGAACGGGTTTACGATGAACATGTGCGAGGTCGCCTCATTGGCCCCGCGCATGGGCCGCTGCTGGGCCACCTGCTCCATCCGGCGCAGGGCGTTGGCGAGGCCGAGCGGATTGCCCGCAATCTCGGCCCCGTCGCGGTCGGCGGCGTACTCCCGGCTGCGCGAGATGGCCATTTGAATGAGCATGGCGGCCAGCGGAGCGAGGATCATCATCAGCAGGGAGGTGACGAAGCCCTGCTCGCGGTCGAAGAAGATACCAAACCGGGCCAGCAACGTGATGGCCGCCGCGAGGGTGGCCGCCACGGTGGACGTCAGCATGTCGCGGTTCTTAATGTGGGCCAGCTCATGTGCGATGACGCCTGCCAGTTCGTCCCGGTCGAGCGTGTTCATGATGCCTTCCGTTACGGCCACCACGGCGTTGGCTGGGTTGCGGCCCGTGGCGAACGCGTTCGGCTGGTCGGACGGGATGATGCAGACCTTCGGCATCGGGAGGTCGGCCCGCTGGCGCAGGCGGTCCACCATGTCGTGCAGCTCCGGGGCCTCAGCGCGGCTCACCTCCTCGGCGCCGTACATGCGCAAGACGATGGAGCTGCTGAACCAGTAGCTGACGCCGTTCATGCCGACGGCAATAAGAAAGGCGAGGATCATGCCGCCGGTGCCGCCCAGCGCCTGCCCGATGAGGGCAAACAGGACGAACATGACGGCCATGAGCGCGGTGGTGCGAAGGGTGTTCATGAAGGAACAGGTTGAGTTTAGCCATCCAAATACTGCGTGCCGATATACGACAAACCCCGTACCACAGTTCACGTCCCTGCCGAT is part of the Salinibacter sp. 10B genome and encodes:
- a CDS encoding zinc metalloprotease HtpX, whose protein sequence is MNTLRTTALMAVMFVLFALIGQALGGTGGMILAFLIAVGMNGVSYWFSSSIVLRMYGAEEVSRAEAPELHDMVDRLRQRADLPMPKVCIIPSDQPNAFATGRNPANAVVAVTEGIMNTLDRDELAGVIAHELAHIKNRDMLTSTVAATLAAAITLLARFGIFFDREQGFVTSLLMMILAPLAAMLIQMAISRSREYAADRDGAEIAGNPLGLANALRRMEQVAQQRPMRGANEATSHMFIVNPFSGGLSGMRKLFSTHPPTEERITRLEEMSRGA